A stretch of the Fodinicurvata sediminis DSM 21159 genome encodes the following:
- a CDS encoding DUF1365 domain-containing protein, whose protein sequence is MSFASALYFGQVMHKRLRPFGHRFVYRIFQLWVDLDELPRLDRRLRLFSHNRFNLFSFHDRDHGPRDGGALRPWIEARLANAGIDLEGGAVRLLCFPRILGYVFNPLTLWFCHHRDGSLRAVLYEVRNTFGDKHGYLIPVERSPAPGEALQQSCDKAFHVSPFIPMQARYRFRLPLPDARLSIVIRQSVPEGEQLIAAQSARRQVLSDRKLLQAFFTYPLLTLKVIGAIHWQALRLWMKGAAFHHRPQPPADPVSLIPQTPDGRTSNE, encoded by the coding sequence ATGTCGTTTGCTTCCGCGCTTTATTTCGGACAGGTGATGCACAAGCGGCTCAGGCCCTTTGGCCACCGCTTCGTCTATCGCATCTTCCAACTCTGGGTGGACCTGGACGAGCTGCCGCGACTTGACCGCCGGCTGCGGCTCTTCTCGCACAACCGCTTCAACCTCTTCAGCTTCCACGACCGCGATCACGGTCCGCGAGACGGCGGCGCGCTGCGTCCCTGGATCGAGGCCCGCCTTGCCAATGCGGGAATCGACCTTGAAGGCGGTGCGGTACGCCTGCTCTGTTTCCCGCGCATCCTGGGCTATGTCTTCAATCCGCTGACCCTCTGGTTCTGCCATCATCGTGACGGAAGCCTGCGCGCCGTACTCTACGAGGTGCGCAACACCTTCGGCGACAAGCACGGCTACCTGATTCCCGTAGAGCGTTCACCGGCGCCAGGCGAAGCCCTGCAACAGTCTTGCGACAAGGCCTTCCACGTCTCGCCCTTCATTCCCATGCAGGCCCGTTATCGGTTCCGCCTGCCTCTGCCCGACGCGCGGCTGTCCATCGTGATCCGCCAGTCGGTGCCTGAGGGCGAACAGCTGATCGCCGCCCAGAGCGCCCGGCGGCAGGTCCTCTCGGACCGCAAGCTGCTGCAAGCCTTTTTCACCTATCCCCTGCTGACCCTGAAGGTCATCGGCGCCATTCACTGGCAGGCCCTGCGCCTCTGGATGAAGGGTGCGGCCTTCCACCACCGGCCTCAACCGCCGGCAGATCCGGTCAGCCTGATTCCACAGACCCCCGATGGGAGAACTTCGAATGAGTGA
- a CDS encoding fasciclin domain-containing protein has translation MKYLTQSFLAAFLSLALLMPAHARAADIIDTALTDGRFRTFITAAQTVGLVVVLKSNGPFTVLAPTDDAFRRLPTERVEALLDPENKEETFALLSRHIIKGEVDMDQGSQEVETMEGARLTLENGDSPRVENAEIDTEVNADNGSIRPVNRVLGEEEGE, from the coding sequence ATGAAGTACCTGACCCAAAGTTTCCTGGCCGCTTTCCTATCGCTTGCCCTTCTCATGCCGGCCCATGCCCGGGCGGCCGACATCATCGACACGGCCCTGACCGACGGTCGCTTTCGCACCTTCATCACCGCCGCCCAGACCGTGGGGCTGGTGGTGGTCCTGAAGAGCAACGGGCCCTTCACCGTATTGGCCCCGACCGACGACGCCTTCCGGCGTCTGCCCACAGAGCGGGTAGAGGCGTTGCTGGATCCCGAAAACAAGGAGGAGACCTTCGCCCTGCTGTCCCGGCACATCATCAAGGGCGAAGTGGATATGGACCAGGGGTCTCAGGAGGTCGAAACCATGGAGGGTGCGCGCCTGACGCTTGAAAACGGCGACAGTCCCCGGGTCGAGAACGCGGAGATCGACACCGAGGTCAACGCCGACAACGGCAGCATCCGGCCCGTGAACCGCGTGCTGGGGGAAGAAGAGGGCGAGTGA
- a CDS encoding ligase-associated DNA damage response DEXH box helicase: MTVPDDISSFDETELLPPAFRAWFAARGWKAHSHQLEMIAAARAGQSALLIAPTGGGKTLAGFLPSLVELAEAPQVGLHTLYVSPLKALAVDIERNLHRPIEDLKLDITVETRSGDTPQGKKLRQRSRPPQLLLTTPESLALMLSYPDAPGIFGNLRCIVLDELHELVSNKRGDLLSLELARLGSLAPKARRAGLSATVHDPDNLRTWVSATGDPADDMVRQVQGMPAERPEVEILTTRERLPWSGHMALHAMPEIYERIQRANTTLVFVNTRAQAELAFQELWRLNDNALPIAMHHGSLAVEQRRKVEAAMARGDLRAVVATSSLDLGIDWAAVDLVIQVGAPKGAARLLQRLGRANHRLNSPSRALLVPGNRFEVLECRAALDAIEAQTLDGDPPRQGGLDVLAQHILATACSGPFEADQLYDEVRQAAPYRALARKEFDDVLAFVAHGGYALRSYEKYRRLKTDKQGRWRVASTQQIRRYRLNAGVIVDAPTLKVSLGRGRVLGEVEEYFAQGLQPGDTFVFAGQLLKFERLRENRMEVSSGGSGEPKVPAYMGGRLPLSTHLAERVRGLLETPTRWQGLPEAVSGWLDLQRHRSLLPPGDGLLVESFPRGGKAFTVAYCFEGRNAHQTLGMLLTRRMERAGRQPLGFVATDYVIAIWSLQPVEDAAALFDQDMLGDDLEEWMAESSLLRRTFRNVAVIAGLIDRRAPGQEKTGRQVTFNSDLIYDVLRKYEPDHVLLRATRADAASGLTDIGRLSAMLTRVQGRIVHRRLKRISPLAVPVLLEIGRERVAGSAEEALLEEAAEEMIAEAVSAQD; this comes from the coding sequence ATGACGGTGCCTGACGATATCAGTTCCTTCGATGAGACCGAGTTGCTCCCCCCGGCTTTTCGTGCGTGGTTCGCCGCACGCGGCTGGAAGGCGCATTCACACCAGCTCGAAATGATTGCGGCGGCGCGCGCCGGTCAATCCGCCCTGTTGATCGCCCCCACCGGCGGAGGCAAGACCCTGGCTGGCTTTCTGCCCTCTCTGGTCGAACTTGCCGAGGCTCCGCAGGTCGGCTTGCACACGCTCTATGTCTCCCCCCTAAAGGCTTTGGCTGTGGACATAGAGCGCAACCTGCATCGCCCCATCGAAGACCTGAAACTCGACATCACCGTGGAAACCCGCAGCGGCGACACGCCCCAAGGCAAGAAGCTGCGCCAGCGATCGCGCCCTCCGCAGCTTTTGCTGACCACACCGGAATCCCTGGCCCTGATGCTGAGCTATCCGGACGCGCCCGGGATCTTCGGCAACCTGCGCTGCATCGTCCTGGATGAACTGCACGAACTGGTAAGCAACAAACGCGGCGACTTGCTGTCCCTCGAACTGGCGCGGCTTGGCAGTCTTGCACCGAAGGCCCGGCGCGCCGGCCTCTCGGCCACGGTTCACGACCCGGACAACCTGCGCACCTGGGTATCAGCCACAGGCGATCCGGCGGATGACATGGTCCGTCAGGTACAAGGCATGCCGGCCGAGCGCCCCGAGGTGGAAATCCTGACCACCCGCGAACGCCTGCCCTGGTCCGGGCACATGGCGCTGCACGCCATGCCCGAAATCTACGAGCGAATCCAACGGGCCAACACGACCCTGGTCTTCGTGAACACCCGCGCCCAGGCCGAGCTGGCCTTCCAGGAACTCTGGCGCCTCAACGACAATGCCCTGCCCATCGCCATGCATCACGGCAGCCTGGCGGTAGAGCAACGCCGAAAGGTCGAAGCCGCCATGGCCCGCGGCGACCTGCGCGCCGTGGTCGCCACCTCCTCCCTTGACCTGGGCATCGACTGGGCGGCAGTGGACCTGGTCATCCAGGTGGGCGCCCCAAAGGGTGCCGCCCGCCTGCTGCAGCGCCTGGGCCGCGCCAATCACCGTCTCAATTCCCCCAGCCGTGCCCTGCTGGTGCCCGGAAACCGCTTCGAGGTGCTGGAATGCCGCGCAGCGCTGGACGCCATCGAGGCCCAGACCCTGGATGGCGACCCGCCCCGCCAGGGGGGACTGGACGTGCTGGCCCAGCATATCCTGGCCACGGCCTGCAGCGGCCCCTTCGAGGCCGACCAGCTCTACGACGAAGTGCGGCAAGCCGCGCCCTACCGCGCGCTTGCCCGTAAGGAATTCGACGATGTCCTCGCCTTCGTCGCTCACGGCGGCTACGCCCTGCGCAGCTACGAGAAGTACCGCCGGCTGAAAACCGACAAGCAGGGTCGCTGGCGTGTCGCCTCGACCCAACAGATCCGCCGCTATCGCCTGAATGCCGGCGTCATCGTCGATGCCCCGACACTCAAGGTTTCATTGGGGCGCGGCCGCGTGCTGGGCGAGGTGGAGGAATACTTCGCCCAGGGCCTGCAGCCGGGGGACACCTTCGTCTTCGCCGGCCAGCTTCTGAAATTCGAGCGCCTGCGCGAGAACCGCATGGAGGTCTCCAGCGGCGGCAGCGGCGAGCCCAAGGTGCCGGCCTACATGGGCGGGCGCCTGCCGCTGTCTACCCATCTGGCCGAGCGGGTGCGCGGTCTTCTGGAAACACCCACTCGATGGCAGGGCCTGCCAGAAGCTGTCTCGGGCTGGCTGGACCTGCAGCGCCATCGCTCCCTGCTGCCGCCCGGCGATGGCCTGCTGGTGGAGAGCTTCCCGCGTGGCGGCAAGGCCTTCACGGTGGCCTACTGCTTCGAGGGGCGCAACGCGCACCAGACTCTGGGCATGCTGCTCACCCGCCGCATGGAGCGCGCCGGACGGCAGCCTCTGGGCTTCGTCGCCACCGACTACGTCATCGCCATCTGGAGCCTGCAGCCGGTGGAGGATGCGGCGGCCCTGTTCGACCAGGACATGCTGGGCGACGACCTGGAGGAGTGGATGGCCGAATCCTCCCTGCTGCGTCGCACCTTCCGCAACGTGGCCGTCATCGCCGGCCTGATCGACCGCCGCGCCCCGGGGCAGGAGAAGACGGGCCGGCAGGTCACATTCAACTCCGATCTGATCTATGACGTGCTGCGCAAGTACGAACCGGACCACGTGCTGCTGCGCGCCACCCGCGCCGACGCGGCCAGCGGCCTGACCGATATCGGCCGGCTGTCGGCCATGCTGACGAGGGTGCAGGGTCGTATCGTCCATCGCCGCCTGAAACGCATCTCACCACTTGCCGTTCCGGTCCTGCTGGAAATCGGCCGCGAACGCGTGGCCGGCAGCGCCGAGGAAGCCCTGCTGGAAGAGGCTGCCGAGGAGATGATCGCGGAAGCGGTATCAGCGCAGGACTGA
- a CDS encoding TRAP transporter substrate-binding protein — protein MTKKVTKNNVSRETDVASTEAASAPKDASRRSFLSKGALAGGVAAASGFAAPAVLAQSPIVMRMQTSWPSSDIWMDFAQEFVDRVQDMSNGRIEVDLLPAGAVVGAFQVMDGVHDGVIDCAHSVPVYWYGKHKAASFFGTGPVFGGSATTMLSWFYQGGGAEFYRELTQDILGMNVIGFMGFPMFAQPFGWFKEEVNTVADIEGFRYRTVGLAADLLQEMGMSVAQLPGGEIVPAMERGVIDAFEFNNPSSDLRFGSPDVAKNYYLSSYHQASESFEFIFNKDFYEDLDPDLQAILKHAVEAASTSNTASAMDNYSSDLQKIQEEHGVTVHRTSEEILAAQLEAWDVLIERLAEEDDLNKRIMDSQREWVERVSYYELMNAPDYALAYEHFFPGKLAL, from the coding sequence ATGACCAAGAAAGTAACCAAGAACAATGTCTCAAGGGAGACGGATGTTGCGTCGACGGAGGCGGCTTCCGCGCCGAAGGATGCGTCACGCCGCTCGTTCCTGAGCAAGGGCGCTCTGGCCGGCGGTGTGGCCGCTGCGTCAGGTTTCGCGGCTCCGGCCGTGCTGGCCCAGAGCCCGATCGTCATGCGCATGCAGACATCCTGGCCCTCCTCGGACATCTGGATGGACTTTGCACAGGAATTCGTCGATCGCGTCCAGGACATGTCCAATGGACGCATTGAGGTCGACCTTCTGCCAGCCGGCGCGGTCGTCGGCGCCTTCCAGGTGATGGATGGTGTGCATGACGGCGTGATCGACTGTGCGCATTCGGTGCCGGTCTACTGGTACGGCAAGCACAAGGCGGCGTCCTTCTTCGGCACCGGTCCGGTGTTCGGCGGCTCGGCCACGACCATGCTGTCCTGGTTCTATCAGGGCGGTGGTGCCGAGTTCTATCGCGAGCTGACCCAGGATATCCTGGGCATGAACGTGATCGGCTTCATGGGCTTCCCGATGTTTGCCCAGCCCTTTGGCTGGTTCAAGGAAGAGGTCAACACCGTCGCGGATATCGAAGGCTTCCGCTATCGCACGGTGGGCCTGGCAGCCGACCTGCTGCAGGAGATGGGCATGTCCGTGGCTCAGCTTCCGGGCGGTGAGATCGTGCCGGCCATGGAGCGCGGCGTGATCGATGCCTTCGAGTTCAACAACCCGTCGTCGGACCTTCGCTTCGGGTCCCCCGACGTGGCCAAGAACTACTACCTGTCGTCCTATCACCAGGCTTCGGAGAGCTTCGAGTTCATCTTCAACAAGGACTTCTACGAAGATCTGGATCCGGACTTGCAGGCGATCCTCAAGCACGCTGTCGAGGCCGCCTCCACGTCCAACACCGCTTCGGCCATGGACAATTACTCTTCCGATCTCCAGAAGATCCAGGAAGAGCACGGTGTTACCGTACACCGCACTTCCGAAGAGATCCTGGCCGCCCAGCTCGAGGCTTGGGATGTCCTGATCGAGCGGCTTGCGGAAGAGGATGACCTCAACAAGCGGATCATGGACAGCCAGCGCGAATGGGTCGAGCGGGTCAGCTACTACGAGCTGATGAATGCGCCCGATTATGCTCTGGC
- a CDS encoding 2-hydroxyacid dehydrogenase, with protein MSEKPVLLIPRRLTDAVHARAQRDYETILNMEDRVFSRDELIARCQDVDAVLPCHSEHFTAEVIAQLPDRLKVIANHSVGVDHVDLKAAREKGIVVTNTPDVLSDATAEIAMLCMLGAARRGAEGDRLIRQGKWDFWSPAFMVGRQVTGKRFGVLGMGRVGQVTAERARGFGMEVHYHNRSRLPDHLEKGAVFHPDLDSLLAVSDVLSLHCPATPETRNIINAETLEKLPDRAILVNTARGNLVDEEALIAALKSGKLFAAGLDVFRTEPGGNPDIAAQENVFLLPHIGSATEETRDAMGFRALDNLDAYFAGQKPGDIVN; from the coding sequence ATGTCCGAAAAGCCCGTATTGCTGATTCCCCGCCGATTGACCGATGCCGTGCATGCGCGCGCCCAGCGTGATTACGAAACCATCCTGAACATGGAGGACAGGGTCTTCTCACGCGATGAACTGATCGCGCGCTGTCAGGACGTGGACGCGGTCCTGCCCTGTCATTCGGAGCATTTCACGGCCGAGGTGATCGCACAGCTGCCGGACCGGCTGAAGGTGATCGCCAATCACTCGGTGGGTGTGGACCACGTGGACCTGAAGGCTGCCCGGGAGAAAGGCATTGTCGTGACCAATACGCCGGATGTGTTGTCCGATGCCACGGCCGAAATCGCCATGCTTTGCATGCTGGGGGCGGCCCGGCGCGGCGCCGAGGGCGACCGCCTGATCCGCCAGGGCAAGTGGGATTTCTGGTCGCCGGCTTTCATGGTGGGCCGCCAGGTGACCGGCAAGCGATTCGGGGTGCTGGGCATGGGCCGGGTCGGGCAGGTCACGGCCGAACGGGCGCGTGGATTCGGCATGGAGGTTCACTATCACAATCGCTCACGCTTGCCCGATCACCTGGAGAAGGGGGCAGTCTTTCATCCGGATCTGGACAGCCTGCTGGCGGTCTCGGACGTGCTGTCGCTGCATTGTCCGGCCACCCCGGAAACCCGGAATATCATCAATGCCGAAACCCTGGAGAAGCTGCCAGACCGGGCGATTCTGGTGAACACGGCCCGCGGCAACCTGGTGGATGAGGAGGCCCTGATCGCGGCACTGAAATCTGGCAAGCTTTTTGCTGCCGGCCTGGATGTCTTCAGGACCGAACCTGGCGGCAATCCGGACATCGCCGCTCAGGAGAACGTCTTCCTGTTGCCGCATATCGGATCGGCCACGGAGGAGACGCGGGATGCCATGGGATTCCGCGCACTGGACAATCTAGACGCGTATTTTGCGGGGCAAAAGCCCGGTGATATAGTGAATTGA
- a CDS encoding cation transporter, which translates to MARSDRQGAGDAVLAGCHHCATEFDGNSTAFRRVLWIVLVLNGLMFAVEIVAGVAAGSLALMADAGDFLGDTLTYAISLAVIGSALRVRAGAALFKAFTLAALGLFILGGALYRVFYLGAPDAMTMGAVGMIALLVNVFCAVLLFRFREGDANVRSVWLCSRNDAIGNLAVLVAASGVWASGSAWPDLIVGGLMGAIFLSSAISILRQALGEWRRVDSADQAGTPKGSSISEEKP; encoded by the coding sequence TTGGCCCGCAGCGACCGGCAGGGTGCAGGAGATGCTGTTTTGGCGGGTTGCCACCACTGTGCAACGGAATTTGACGGGAACTCGACGGCTTTCCGGCGTGTTCTCTGGATCGTGTTGGTCTTGAATGGCCTGATGTTCGCCGTCGAGATCGTCGCTGGCGTTGCTGCCGGCTCGCTGGCCTTGATGGCCGATGCGGGCGATTTCCTGGGTGACACGCTGACATACGCTATCAGCCTGGCTGTGATTGGCAGCGCTCTGCGCGTGCGTGCAGGAGCGGCCCTGTTCAAGGCCTTCACCCTGGCAGCGCTGGGACTTTTCATCCTGGGCGGTGCGCTCTATCGCGTCTTCTACCTTGGGGCGCCGGATGCCATGACGATGGGGGCCGTCGGGATGATCGCCCTGTTGGTGAATGTCTTCTGTGCGGTCCTGCTGTTCCGCTTTCGCGAAGGGGATGCCAATGTGCGTTCGGTCTGGCTGTGCAGTCGCAACGATGCCATCGGCAACCTGGCCGTGCTTGTGGCCGCCAGTGGGGTCTGGGCGAGCGGCAGTGCCTGGCCCGACCTGATTGTCGGTGGCCTGATGGGGGCGATCTTCCTGTCCTCGGCAATCTCGATCCTGCGCCAGGCGCTGGGCGAGTGGCGCCGTGTGGACAGCGCGGATCAGGCCGGGACGCCGAAGGGCTCCAGCATTTCCGAGGAAAAGCCATAG
- a CDS encoding cryptochrome/photolyase family protein produces MSDIAPIIVWFRQDLRLADNPALLKAVDQNAPVVPLFILEDADAGARAPGGASRWWLHSALAALTHDLRARGSKLILRRGPAQQVLSEIIQASGARAVHWNRCYEPWRISRDAEIKQQLRDQGIEVNSFNAALLFEPWSVTTGSGTPFKIYTPFWKAVRDRPIARPEPAPERISPVNGLVSESLEDWRLRPAQPDWAGGLRETWQPGEAGAQARLANFLDRELADYGTYRDYPARAGTSRLSPYLHWGEIGPRQVWHAAQHRMEQENLGTAGWKFLSEVGWREFCHHLLYHWPDLPEQNWRRAFDAFPWSTSQEHLKAWQAGQTGYPIVDAGMRELWHTGWMHNRLRMIVGSFLVKDLRLHWKEGEAWFWDTLVDADLANNAAGWQWIAGSGADAAPFFRIFNPVTQSEKFDPNGDYLRRWLPEIAALPDPYIHRPWHASEEVRRQAGVVFGGNYPRPLVDHAQARRAALEAFQQIKKDQ; encoded by the coding sequence ATGAGTGATATTGCGCCCATCATCGTCTGGTTCCGCCAGGACCTGAGGCTTGCCGACAACCCGGCCCTCCTGAAGGCTGTCGATCAGAACGCGCCTGTCGTGCCGCTGTTCATCCTGGAGGATGCCGATGCCGGCGCGCGCGCACCTGGAGGGGCCAGCCGCTGGTGGCTTCATTCCGCCCTGGCTGCCCTGACCCACGATCTGCGCGCCCGCGGTAGCAAACTGATCCTGCGCCGCGGACCCGCCCAACAGGTCCTGTCCGAAATCATTCAGGCCAGCGGAGCAAGAGCGGTTCACTGGAACCGCTGCTATGAGCCCTGGCGCATTTCGCGTGACGCAGAGATCAAACAGCAGCTTCGGGACCAGGGCATCGAAGTGAACAGCTTCAATGCCGCCCTGCTCTTCGAGCCCTGGAGCGTCACCACCGGCAGCGGCACGCCCTTCAAGATCTATACGCCCTTCTGGAAAGCGGTACGTGACCGGCCAATTGCCCGGCCCGAACCAGCACCAGAGCGGATTTCGCCGGTAAACGGCCTGGTCTCGGAGTCTCTCGAGGACTGGAGGCTGCGCCCCGCCCAGCCGGACTGGGCCGGCGGCCTGCGCGAGACCTGGCAACCAGGCGAAGCCGGTGCCCAGGCACGGCTCGCGAATTTCCTGGACCGTGAACTGGCCGACTACGGCACCTACAGGGACTATCCGGCCCGGGCGGGCACCTCGCGCCTGTCGCCTTATCTGCATTGGGGCGAGATCGGCCCGCGCCAGGTCTGGCATGCCGCACAGCACCGCATGGAACAGGAGAATCTTGGCACAGCCGGCTGGAAGTTCCTCAGCGAAGTGGGCTGGCGCGAGTTCTGTCACCACCTGCTCTACCACTGGCCCGACTTGCCCGAACAGAATTGGCGCCGCGCCTTCGATGCCTTCCCCTGGTCCACCTCCCAGGAACACCTGAAGGCCTGGCAGGCCGGACAGACCGGCTATCCCATCGTGGATGCCGGCATGCGGGAACTCTGGCACACGGGCTGGATGCACAACCGCCTGCGCATGATCGTCGGCTCGTTCCTGGTGAAGGACCTGCGCCTGCACTGGAAGGAAGGAGAGGCCTGGTTCTGGGATACGCTGGTGGATGCCGATCTGGCGAACAATGCCGCCGGCTGGCAGTGGATCGCCGGCAGCGGCGCGGATGCCGCCCCCTTCTTCCGCATCTTCAATCCCGTCACCCAGTCAGAAAAATTCGATCCAAACGGCGATTATCTGCGTAGATGGTTACCAGAGATCGCGGCACTGCCCGATCCCTACATACACAGGCCTTGGCATGCATCCGAAGAGGTGCGCCGGCAGGCCGGCGTGGTCTTCGGGGGGAACTACCCCCGCCCCCTGGTGGACCACGCCCAAGCCCGCCGGGCGGCCCTGGAGGCCTTCCAGCAGATCAAGAAGGATCAATGA
- a CDS encoding MerR family transcriptional regulator: MLSIGDLARDSGVKVQTIRYYESIGLLPPAGRTTGNQRRYSEAHQNRLRFLRHARELGFTLDQIRSLLSLSERPDMPCEEADSIAREHLETVEQRLERLKSLQTELQRMLLQCAGGKVEDCRVIEVLSDHRLCKTEHGHRDQASETQT, from the coding sequence GTGCTTTCCATTGGTGACCTCGCCCGCGACAGCGGCGTGAAGGTCCAGACCATCCGTTACTACGAGTCAATCGGCCTGCTGCCGCCCGCCGGACGTACGACCGGCAACCAGCGGCGCTACAGCGAAGCGCACCAGAACCGCCTGCGGTTCCTGCGTCACGCGCGAGAACTGGGTTTCACCCTGGACCAGATCCGCAGCCTGCTGAGCCTCAGCGAACGTCCCGACATGCCCTGCGAGGAAGCCGACAGTATCGCGCGCGAGCACCTGGAAACTGTGGAACAGCGCCTGGAGCGCCTGAAGAGCCTGCAGACGGAACTGCAGCGCATGCTGCTTCAATGCGCAGGCGGCAAGGTCGAGGATTGCCGCGTCATCGAGGTTCTGTCAGATCATCGCCTCTGCAAGACAGAACACGGTCACAGGGACCAGGCTTCCGAAACCCAGACCTGA
- the pdeM gene encoding ligase-associated DNA damage response endonuclease PdeM, with amino-acid sequence MQQAFDFPEAAESGSFRFNGADLISDPSGALWWPAEACLVVADLHLEKGSSFAARGSFLPPYDSRETLARLQNVIACRRPRRVICLGDSFHDAEAGERLGSAEKDRLRTLTSAHDWIWITGNHDPVPPRDLGGEISSEVEMERLVFRHEAEKVSEEGGEVSGHYHPKAAVRVKGRRFSRPCFVFDRNRLILPSFGAYTGGLDVFAPALRTLLAPEFRVRLIAGRKVYGFSSEMLEPFGVPA; translated from the coding sequence ATGCAGCAAGCCTTCGACTTTCCCGAAGCCGCAGAGTCAGGGAGCTTCCGCTTCAATGGCGCCGACTTGATCAGCGATCCCTCGGGGGCGCTGTGGTGGCCGGCCGAGGCCTGCCTGGTCGTGGCCGACCTGCATCTGGAGAAGGGCTCGTCCTTTGCCGCGCGAGGCAGTTTCCTGCCACCTTACGACAGCCGCGAGACACTGGCACGCCTGCAAAACGTGATCGCCTGCCGCCGGCCCCGCCGCGTGATCTGTCTCGGCGATTCCTTCCACGATGCCGAAGCAGGCGAACGCCTGGGCAGCGCCGAGAAGGACCGGCTAAGAACCCTCACCTCCGCCCATGACTGGATCTGGATCACCGGCAACCACGACCCGGTCCCACCGCGGGACCTGGGCGGAGAGATCTCGAGCGAAGTCGAGATGGAAAGGCTGGTCTTTCGCCACGAGGCCGAGAAGGTATCCGAAGAGGGCGGTGAAGTCTCCGGGCACTATCACCCCAAGGCCGCCGTGCGCGTGAAGGGCCGGCGCTTTTCCCGTCCCTGCTTCGTGTTCGACCGCAACCGGCTGATCCTGCCGTCTTTCGGAGCCTACACGGGGGGATTGGACGTCTTCGCGCCTGCACTGCGCACTCTTCTGGCCCCGGAATTCCGGGTGCGTCTGATCGCTGGACGCAAGGTCTATGGCTTTTCCTCGGAAATGCTGGAGCCCTTCGGCGTCCCGGCCTGA
- a CDS encoding NAD(P)/FAD-dependent oxidoreductase, with amino-acid sequence MMRIAIVGAGITGLSTAWLLSRQHEVTLFEAEDRLGGHSNTVSFQEDGRSIDVDTGFIVYNEQNYPNLVALFDHLEVPTESSDMSFAVSADGGRFEYAGSLPGLVAQRRNLLRPRLWRMTREILRFYREAEKFLEEPDPALTITGYLDREGYSQAFRQDHLLPMAAAIWSSSFDEIQDFPAVSFLQFFRNHGLLKLKDRPQWRTVSGGSRSYVERMAAAISGQVRTGTVVQGLERTNRELRLTLTNGEQACFDQVVLACHADQARRILGHQASPLEGVLLNAFRYEKNRAVLHQDTRLMPRNRRAWASWNYISSGETDWDKAVSVTYWMNRLQNLQSRQPVLVSLNPATEPDPRLVIGEYNYSHPLFDAAAITAQQDLSSIQGRDRVWFCGSYCGYGFHEDGLQAGLAVAAGLGCPAPWAQQVAAHSPALEHASPEPYPMAAE; translated from the coding sequence ATGATGCGCATAGCCATTGTAGGCGCCGGGATAACGGGACTGTCCACAGCCTGGCTGCTGTCTCGCCAGCACGAGGTCACGTTGTTCGAGGCGGAAGACCGTCTGGGCGGACACAGCAACACCGTTTCCTTCCAGGAGGATGGCCGCAGCATCGACGTGGACACCGGCTTCATCGTCTACAACGAACAAAACTATCCCAATCTGGTGGCCCTGTTCGACCATCTTGAGGTTCCCACCGAATCAAGCGACATGTCCTTTGCCGTGTCGGCCGACGGCGGGCGCTTCGAATATGCCGGCAGCCTGCCCGGGCTGGTCGCGCAAAGGCGCAACCTGCTGCGCCCGCGCCTCTGGCGCATGACGCGCGAGATCCTGCGCTTCTACCGCGAGGCCGAAAAGTTCCTGGAAGAACCGGATCCGGCGCTTACCATCACCGGCTATCTGGACCGCGAGGGCTACAGCCAGGCCTTTCGACAGGATCATCTGCTGCCCATGGCAGCCGCCATCTGGTCCTCATCCTTCGACGAAATCCAGGACTTTCCGGCAGTCAGCTTTCTGCAGTTCTTCCGCAACCACGGCCTGTTGAAACTCAAGGACCGGCCCCAGTGGCGCACCGTAAGCGGTGGCAGCCGCAGCTACGTGGAACGCATGGCCGCAGCCATAAGCGGCCAAGTGCGCACAGGCACAGTAGTCCAGGGTCTGGAACGCACCAACCGCGAGCTGCGCCTGACCCTCACCAACGGAGAACAGGCCTGCTTTGATCAGGTCGTGCTGGCCTGCCATGCCGATCAGGCACGTCGCATCCTGGGCCACCAGGCCAGTCCCCTGGAAGGCGTGTTGCTCAATGCCTTCCGCTACGAGAAGAATCGCGCTGTCCTGCACCAGGATACCCGCCTGATGCCCCGTAACCGCAGGGCCTGGGCCAGCTGGAACTATATTTCCAGTGGTGAAACAGACTGGGACAAGGCCGTCAGCGTCACTTACTGGATGAATCGCCTGCAGAACCTGCAAAGCCGCCAGCCGGTCCTGGTCTCGCTCAACCCTGCCACAGAGCCGGACCCCCGGCTGGTGATCGGTGAATACAACTACAGCCACCCCCTGTTCGATGCCGCCGCCATCACCGCCCAGCAGGACCTGTCCTCCATCCAGGGACGCGACCGTGTCTGGTTCTGCGGCAGTTACTGCGGATATGGCTTTCACGAGGACGGCCTCCAGGCCGGATTGGCCGTGGCCGCCGGGCTTGGCTGCCCGGCCCCCTGGGCCCAGCAGGTGGCCGCCCACTCACCCGCGCTTGAGCATGCCTCGCCCGAGCCCTATCCCATGGCCGCGGAGTAG